Proteins encoded within one genomic window of Humulus lupulus chromosome 1, drHumLupu1.1, whole genome shotgun sequence:
- the LOC133784722 gene encoding protein JASON — protein sequence MGCFLACFGTSKKDRKPRRHRNQVLPRGVHQQRNASCNAVQSAVSSVREESENPISVVAELSQKQPEEQPSLSTSSRKKVTFDSNVKTYEHVSTHEDTEDFEQKEKEKEKEKEKEKERDYAKLSLTNSSSEESSITSSLVSYPPNHRYQNCRDSDDEEELDFGDSDLDDEEEEDEEEEEDDVDGELDYEDEIIEPRRAAFMEEVNSPMTVSSLAENEIQSIGLSRNARDRSGYVHSVLNPVENLSQWKAVKVKGGTPKMITQKENFTLDQEPRFSFSSEPTYKELSLSFKSKNDQSIKSKQDMAVDASLSNWLATPGTTTPVNKTSSFGFSTPTPDRSTSQGSNSVKSQDDRPILGALTVEEIRQFSATNSPRKSPCRSPDEMPIIGTVGTYWSHSGTSKDSGSATSFKGIPNTTSKYSEDRRVNWHTTPFETRLERALNRGAAEA from the exons ATGGGTTGCTTTCTTGCTTGTTTTGGTACTTCTAAAAAGGATCGTAAGCCTAGAAGACATAGGAACCAGGTTCTGCCCCGGGGAGTCCATCAACAA AGGAATGCAAGTTGCAATGCCGTACAATCTGCTGTCTCTTCCGTACGAGAAGAGTCTGAAAATCCCATTAGCGTGGTTGCAGAACTCTC GCAGAAGCAGCCAGAGGAGCAACCGAGCTTGAGTACCAGTTCTAGGAAGAAGGTGACTTTTGATTCGAATGTTAAAACTTATGAGCATGTTTCAACCCATGAAGATACAGAAGATTTTGAgcaaaaggagaaggagaaggagaaggagaaagagaaagagaaagagagagattatGCAAAACTAAGCCTTACTAATTCTTCTTCTGAAGAGAGTTCGATTACTTCGAGCTTGGTGTCTTATCCTCCAAACCATAGGTATCAAAATTGCAGGGACAGTGATGATGAAGAAGAGTTAGATTTTGGGGACAGTGATCttgatgatgaagaggaagaggacgaggaagaggaagaggatgaTGTTGATGGGGAGTTAGATTATGAAGATGAAATCATTGAACCAAGAAGGGCAGCTTTCATGGAGGAGGTTAATAGTCCTATGACAGTGTCTAGTTTGGCTGAGAATGAGATACAATCAATTGGGTTGAGCCGTAATGCTCGAGATAGAAGTGGATATGTCCACTCTGTCCTAAACCCAGTTGAAAATCTTTCCCAATGGAAAGCTGTTAAAGTAAAAGGAGGTACACCAAAAATGATAACTCAGAAAGAGAACTTCACATTAGATCAAGAACCAAGGTTTTCGTTCAGTTCAGAGCCAACTTATAAGGAGTTATCTCTTAGCTTCAAGTCCAAAAACGACCAATCCATTAAGTCAAAACAAGACATGGCAGTTGATGCTAGCCTTTCAAACTGGTTGGCTACCCCAGGAACCACCACACCTGTTAATAAGACTAGCTCATTTGGTTTTAGTACGCCTACTCCTGACAGAAGCACATCTCAAGGATCAAACTCAGTGAAAAGCCAAGATGACAGGCCAATATTGGGTGCTTTGACTGTTGAGGAGATAAGGCAGTTCTCAGCTACAAATTCACCAAGGAAATCCCCTTGCCGGAGCCCTGATGAGATGCCCATTATAGGTACTGTTGGAACCTACTGGAGCCACTCAGGGACTAGCAAGGATTCTGGCTCAGCCACTTCGTTCAAAGGAATACCAAACACAACTAGCAAGTACAGTGAG GATAGAAGAGTGAATTGGCACACTACTCCATTTGAGACAAGGTTAGAGAGAGCTTTGAACAGAGGGGCTGCTGAAGCATAG